One region of bacterium genomic DNA includes:
- a CDS encoding iron ABC transporter permease: MDRRASVAFLVVLGAGGLFVGLFVGPGLGPGECARLLAGSDPLLTGIFVLRLGRTFLGLVVGAALGMAGAALQGLTRNPLADPFLTGVSAGAGTGVALAALLGIGAGLLGCLGRQVFAFAGGLGAALAVWGLAGRERGSRSGLIVAGVVTNATLSGVILVILAWLPVFSQGAVLAWLLGDLSTPYVEWWPLLITAVIVVAAGVYLFLCAPALDALALGEAQAHSLGVELKRTRRGILLAASLATAAVTAFAGIVPFVGLVAPHLVRVTAGAGHRRLFPLAALVGAVLVLAADNLVRLALVYLRLPSLPLGAALALAGGPFFFHIYRRSGRGELL, translated from the coding sequence ATGGATAGACGCGCATCCGTGGCGTTTCTCGTCGTTCTCGGCGCGGGCGGACTCTTCGTCGGTCTTTTCGTGGGGCCGGGTCTCGGCCCCGGCGAGTGCGCCCGGCTCCTCGCGGGGTCCGATCCGCTGCTCACGGGCATCTTCGTCCTGCGCCTCGGAAGAACCTTCCTGGGCCTGGTGGTGGGCGCGGCTTTGGGGATGGCCGGAGCCGCGCTGCAGGGGTTGACGCGTAATCCCCTGGCCGATCCATTTCTCACCGGCGTGAGCGCCGGGGCCGGGACGGGCGTCGCTCTGGCGGCGCTCCTCGGCATAGGCGCGGGCCTCCTGGGCTGCCTCGGCCGCCAGGTCTTCGCCTTCGCCGGGGGTCTGGGCGCGGCGCTCGCGGTTTGGGGCCTGGCCGGGCGGGAGAGGGGCTCGCGCTCGGGGCTCATCGTGGCGGGCGTGGTGACCAACGCCACTCTCTCGGGCGTGATTCTGGTCATCCTGGCCTGGCTGCCGGTGTTCAGCCAGGGTGCCGTGCTGGCCTGGCTCCTGGGCGATTTATCCACCCCCTACGTGGAGTGGTGGCCGCTTTTGATCACGGCCGTTATCGTCGTCGCCGCTGGGGTGTACCTTTTCCTTTGCGCCCCGGCCCTGGACGCCCTGGCCCTGGGGGAGGCGCAGGCCCACTCCCTGGGCGTTGAGCTGAAGCGGACTCGGCGTGGCATCCTCCTGGCCGCCTCGCTCGCCACCGCCGCGGTGACGGCCTTCGCCGGCATCGTCCCCTTCGTCGGTCTGGTGGCCCCGCACCTGGTCCGCGTGACCGCCGGCGCCGGACATCGGCGCCTTTTCCCGCTGGCGGCCCTGGTGGGGGCTGTGCTAGTATTAGCCGCGGACAACCTCGTGCGGCTGGCCCTCGTGTACCTCCGTCTGCCGTCCCTGCCGCTGGGGGCGGCGCTGGCCCTGGCCGGGGGACCTTTCTTCTTCCACATCTACCGGCGAAGTGGGCGCGGGGAGCTGCTCTAA